The following are encoded together in the Lathyrus oleraceus cultivar Zhongwan6 chromosome 3, CAAS_Psat_ZW6_1.0, whole genome shotgun sequence genome:
- the LOC127129419 gene encoding uncharacterized protein LOC127129419, with translation MYKKAWKSFKELSKDEKDEWFDKFKEKCTWNVMDEYMIRKNYRGRTSVRLSDMLRRVRLDWEERNIRPNWIGKEVFDELLAYWATDNFKAKSQKAKDMRASERGGCLNATGSISIGEHAKRMTKAQGRPPRLNELFVKTRTKKSGDLVDDRSRRTIEEYQRLLTQFLVENPQYTPVGSNPLDPRVDMYIWSLVTGGKGRNGCFFGVGPLAGNYRTGDRTLFDRVASGEGTSRPTQLTPEMMETVRQLALTEARRETAEREAALKAELEEMKKRQHDMEEQMRQFMQSMSRNQNQRTTEDDEDDDEFDV, from the exons ATGTATAAAAAAGCTTGGAAGTCATTCAAAGAACTTTCCAAGGATGAGAAAGATGAATGGTTTGATAAATTTAAG GAAAAGTGTACGTGGAATGTAATGGATGAATATATGATTAGAAAAAATTATCGGGGAAGAACATCTGTCCGACTTTCTGACATGCTTAGGCGTGTCAGACTTGATTGGGAAGAACGAAATATTCGTCCCAACTGGATAGGCAAGGAAGTATTTGACGAACTTCTTGCCTATTGGGCTACCGATAATTTTAAAGCTAAATCTCAAAAAGCAAAAGACATGAGAGCATCCGAAAGGGGGGGTTGCCTTAATGCTACAGGAAGTATAAGCATTGGAGAACATGCAAAACGGATG ACTAAGGCACAAGGAAGACCCCCCCGACTTAATGAGTTGTTTGTGAAGACCCGTACAAAAAAATCGGGGGATTTGGTTGATGATCGGTCGAGAAGAACTATA GAGGAGTATCAAAGATTGCTCACACAATTTCTAGTTGAAAATCCTCAATATACACCTGTTGGTTCTAATCCGCTTGATCCACGCGTGGATATGTATATTTGGAGCTTAGTCACTGGAGGGAAGGGACGTAATGGGTGTTTTTTTGGTGTTGGTCCTTTGGCTGGCAACTACAGAACCGGAGATAGAACTTTATTTGATAGAGTTGCAAGTGGGGAAGGAACGTCCCGTCCAACACAATTGACACCTGAAATGATGGAAACGGTGAGGCAACTGGCTCTAACAGAGGCTAGACGAGAGACGGCGGAGCGTGAGGCGGCGTTAAAGGCCGAATTAGAGGAAATGAAAAAAAGACAACACGATATGGAGGAGCAAATGAGACAATTTATGCAGTCCATGAGTAGAAATCAAAATCAAAGAACAACTGAAGACGATGAAGATGACGACGAATTTGATGTGTAA